Proteins from a single region of Amblyomma americanum isolate KBUSLIRL-KWMA chromosome 10, ASM5285725v1, whole genome shotgun sequence:
- the LOC144108327 gene encoding thiopurine S-methyltransferase-like: MACAEMKKTEDSLQGYWAQRWAQGDVPWHGNLRINRFLDRHQELILDGKKSATVFVPMCGKGRELHWFYAMGHVVYGVEYVEDVGRQFFVENDLAMSETVCPVLGCRVLKTRDGRLTIFICSIFDFSKECVPPIEIVWDRSGITAVREEDRGRYVSVMKSLLAPGFSYGLWTTSYDNPDYKDFPRSITDATVLKLYGNDFDVRKVEEIEKDIGFPTKVALWHIRSIQKK; the protein is encoded by the exons ATGGCTTGCGCTGAAATGAAGAAAACTGAAGACTCCCTGCAAGGCTACTGGGCGCAGCGGTGGGCCCAGGGCGATGTACCATGGCACGGCAATTTGCGCATCAACAG GTTCCTCGACCGTCACCAGGAACTGATCTTGGATGGCAAAAAATCCGCCACAGTCTTCGTACCAATGTGCGGCAAGGGCCGAGAGCTGCACTG GTTCTACGCGATGGGACACGTCGTCTACGGCGTCGAATACGTCGAAGACGTTGGGCGGCAGTTTTTTGTCGAGAACGACCTCGCTATGTCCGAGACCGTATGTCCTGTTCTTGGCTGCAGAGTGCTAAAG ACACGTGACGGGAGGCTCACAATCTTCATCTGCAGCATCTTCGACTTTTCCAA gGAGTGCGTTCCGCCTATTGAGATCGTTTGGGACCGCTCAGGCATTACGGCTGTTCGAGAGGAGGACAGAGGACG ATACGTGAGCGTCATGAAGTCGCTTCTGGCTCCGGGCTTTTCGTACGGCCTGTGGACGACATCCTACGACAACCCAGACTACAAAG ACTTTCCTCGCAGTATAACAGACGCCACTGTGCTGAAACTCTATG GAAATGACTTCGACGTGCGGAAAGTGGAAGAGATAGAGAAGGACATCGGGTTTCCAACCAAGGTGGCACTCTGGCACATAAGAAGCATTCAAAAGAAGTAA